Proteins from a genomic interval of Triplophysa dalaica isolate WHDGS20190420 chromosome 13, ASM1584641v1, whole genome shotgun sequence:
- the LOC130434141 gene encoding uncharacterized protein LOC130434141, which yields MDNKDQPQSSDEDMRELLRQMQRTTTLLAERLAYSQGTLARDILPGTSSQGHHARDILPGTSSSSLIPPFHSSLPTLTSTPSCFRTNSTRWQPYPSTSGFLSSQESSREDGIQVNLSRLFRPYNSNPGQGGSKGKYLKKKREVPWSHYFFCLSEPESNFVPSLEDTQVLEECGLGRKLLTFSSNTGSHSELTECLYQAYPLLGDAGGYVLARSDRRRELTNIPMPPSGYSVPYVRHYCKGKRTPIYIIPLQKQIELQPKEYVPAVMQECFTCKSHIMLSHLAEHLEKCKCKDANTNSEESKDSVSQSENSSSDDEAVLLAIELSLQDCVTTEQSTADGLNEAGTDPSCVAPQNEVLLPVVISSDEEDTHDNRISGEHQLNEMCPSQPTTANMPDLETALRRLEDQLDPGLPPVSNYINVMRDTVLPSAMRAFARQRFAPQRRLNVIFVDAENTGEGAVDVPQENFLDYSWWS from the exons ATGGATAACAAGGATCAACCGCAAAG CTCGGATGAAGACATGCGCGAATTACTTCGCCAGATGCAAAGAACAACTACTTTACTGGCAGAAAGACTGGCCTATTCCCAAGGAACCCTTGCCAGAGACATTCTGCCGGGGACATCCTCTCAGGGACATCATGCCAGGGACATCCTGCCAGGGACATCTTCCTCATCCCTTATCCCCCCCTTTCACTCTTCTCTCCCAACTTTAACATCCACTCCATCGTGCTTCCGGACAAACTCAACCCGTTGGCAGCCTTATCCCTCTACCTCAGGTTTTTTGAGCAGCCAGGAATCATCAAGGGAAGATGGCATCCAAGTGAATCTTTCTAGGCTTTTTAGGCCATATAATTCAAATCCAGGGCAGGGGGGCTCCAAGGGGAAAtatcttaaaaagaaaagagaagtaCCCTGGAGccattattttttttgtctctcaGAACCAGAAAGCAATTTTGTGCCTAGTCTTGAGGACACACAGGTTCTCGAGGAATGTGGCCTGGGGCGCAAATTGCTAACTTTTTCAAGTAACACTGGCAGCCATTCAGAGTTAACTGAATGCCTTTACCAGGCATACCCACTACTTGGAGATGCAGGGGGGTACGTCTTAGCCAGGAGTGACCGCAGAAGGGAGTTAACCAACATCCCAATGCCACCTTCAGGCTACTCTGTTCCCTATGTAAGACATTACTGCAAAGGAAAACGGACTCCTATTTACATTATTCCCCTACAGAAACAAATTGAGCTGCAACCTAAAGAATAT GTTCCAGCTGTCATGCAGGAGTGTTTCACATGCAAAAGCCACATCATGCTTTCTCATCTGGCTGAACACcttgaaaaatgcaaatg CAAAGATGCTAACACAAATTCTGAAGAATCGAAGGATTcagtcagccaatcagagaatAG TTCCAGTGATGATGAAGCAGTGCTATTGGCAATTGAACTATCTTTACAG GATTGTGTGACCACAGAACAATCAACAGCAGATGGGTTAAACGAGGCTGGAACTGATCCATCTTGTGTTGCACCTCAAAATGAAGTCCTACT ACCAGTTGTTATCTCAAGTGATGAAGAGGACACGCATGAT AACAGGATTTCTGGTGAACACCAACTTAATGAAATGTGCCCATCCCAGCCAACAACAGCAAACAT GCCAGATTTGGAAACTGCATTGCGAAGACTGGAGGACCAGCTGGACCCTGGACTTCCACCAGTGTCCAACTACATCAATGTTATGCGTGATACGGTGCTGCCAAGCGCAATGAGGGCATTTGCTCGCCAACGTTTTGCGCCACAAAGAAGGCTTAATGTCATTTTCGTGGATGCGGAAAACACCGGGGAGGGAGCAGTAGATGTCCCACAAGAGAATTTTTTAGATTACTCATGGTGGAGCTGA
- the LOC130434140 gene encoding uncharacterized protein LOC130434140 isoform X4, translating into MAAIASFQVNQQSYQLLQFIHSQTQRLLQQYETQRNQMDMDFLYTRFENLLSILERCSQNGVLTEIDDILHSMQRVLYLLQAQTHATHGFRPARIRTGDRGCPYWDISPEQLEYLLEFNFTVKQIAQMFCVSYRTIRRRMSEYGLSVKMYYSDITDEDLRQLVCHFIRECPDSGIKRVSGYLNSVGLRVQRSRVMETLRTVDPVGTICRGLGINIIQRRVYSVPAPMALWHIDGNHKLIRWRIVIHGGIDGYSRKVMFLHASDNNRASTVLSLFVAAVQLFGVPKRVRSNKGGENVEVARFMLEHPDRGTGSFITGRSVHNQRIERLWRDV; encoded by the exons ATGGCTGCGATAGCAAG cTTTCAGGTTAATCAACAGAGCTATCAGCTTCTACAGTTTATTCACTCTCAGACACAGCGACTTTTGCAGCAATATGAAACACAGCGGAATCAAATGGATATGGATTTTCTCTATACTCGTTTCGAAAATCTCCTTTCTATTCTTGAAAGATGTAGCCAAAATGGTGTTTTAACAGAAATTGATGACATACTACACAGCATGCAAAGAGTATTGTACTTGTTGCAAGCCCAAACTCATGCAACTCATGGATTTAGGCCTGCCAGGATCAGAACTGGAGACAGAGGATGCCCATACTGGGACATTTCCCCTGAGCAGTTGGAATACCTTTTGGAATTTAATTTCACAGTAAAGCAAATCgcacaaatgttttgtgtaagTTATAGAACAATAAGAAGAAGAATGTCTGAGTATGGCTTGtcagtaaaaatgtattacagtgACATTACAGATGAGGACCTCAGACAACTTGTTTGTCATTTCATCAGAGAATGTCCTGACTCCGGAATAAAGCGAGTCAGTGGATACCTCAACAGTGTTGGACTGAG AGTTCAGCGGTCCCGAGTAATGGAAACGCTAAGAACAGTAGATCCAGTGGGTACAATATGTCGTGGACTTGGAATAAACATTATACAGAGAAGAGTCTACTCTGTTCCAGCTCCCATGGCATTATGGCATATTGACGGAAACCATAAGTTGATACG ATGGAGAATTGTGATCCATGGGGGGATAGATGGGTACAGTAGAAAAGTCATGTTCCTGCATGCAAGTGACAACAACAGAGCCTCGACTGTTCTGTCTTTATTTGTTGCTGCTGTGCAGCTCTTTGGGGTACCTAAAAGAGTTCGTAGCAATAAGGGTGGAGAGAATGTTGAGGTGGCACGCTTTATGCTTGAGCATCCAGATAGAGGAACAg GAAGTTTTATTACCGGACGCAGCGTACACAATCAACGAATTGAAAGACTTTGGAGAGATGTTTG A